GTCGTTGGTGTAGTCATAAACATCCTTCAAAAGTACTGTGTGTAGCGTGCTCGTTTGCTGCAGCCGGCTAGCCTACTCTCGCTTCACGCCAAATTCAACTACCAGCACGCCACTTTGCTCCCCGTCAACCGCGATCACATCAAACCGTATAGCACGGGCAAAAGCGGTGGCTTTGAGATCGAGCATCGGGTCGCCAGTAGAGCGATGAATGAGCGCCCGACTCACCACACCATTAGGCGCGGCAACAATCTGCACTTCGGCGATAGCGCGATACGGAGCCGTAATTGCCGCGCTGTCTGGAAGAGAGACAATGCGGCGACGTGCCAATTCACCCCGAATCTGTACCGCATGAGAGGCTTCCGCCGATGGGCGCTGTACCGTTGGCTCGTTGCTCGTGGCCGTCCGTTCCGCCTGGTACAGGGCTTCGATGTGCTTGTCCAGATAGGAAAGCTGTGCCGAAGGGGTAAAATCCTGACGGCGACGACGGTTGGTTTGATCGGGCGTAGTAAGTGGATCATGAAACTCAAGCTTGCTCATGATGCTTTGCAAAGGGATCTCTTCGTCAAAGGGTTGCGTGCCATCAATGGCGGGGAGATCAACCTGACGCGCCGCCAGCATGGGGAGGCGGTCACCACTCAGACTTATCCGCTGTGGCGGCTCAAGTGGCGTGGGAGGTGGTGCATCCTGTGGTGGCGCTTCATGCGGCAACAGCACCTTTTTATATTCAACTTCGATGGGGTCGTTTTGAATATATGGCGGAAAACGGAACAGCGGCACCATACTTAACAGAAGTGCGTGCAAGGCAATGGAAAAGAGGAGCAATACGGAAAAGCGCCTCATTTTACTGTCCAGGCGCTTCTACCACGGTGGCGATGGATATTTTTTCGATACCGCCCGTGCGGGCGACATCCATCAGCGCAACCACTTTGCCATGCGTCACCCGCTCATCCGCCATAATGACCAGCGAGGGAAACGTTTGGCGGCGGATTTCTGCATTGAGGGTTTCCAGCGTAACCGCCTGCCCGTCACGATGATACGTTCCATCCGCCGTGACGGTTATCTCCAGTGCCCGGGGAGCCGTCTGCGCACTCTGTGTCCCTTTGGGGAGGTTGACGCTAATGCCGCCGGTCGTGTCAAACGTTGTGGTAATCATAAAGAAAATAAGCAGCAAAAAAACAATATCGATCATCGGTGTCAGATTGATCGTAAGCTGCCGCTTTTTTTCCGTGGCGAATTTCATAACATCCCCGCAATGTCAGAAGCATTCTTCTCCATATGGGTGACGAGGTGTTGCACCTTGGCGTCAAAATAGTTGTAGGCGGCCAGCGCTGGAATCGCCACAATCAGTCCGAACGCGGTGGTAATCAGCGCTTCAGAAATACCGCCAGCCATCGCTTGCGATTGCCCCAAACCTTGCTGGTTAATCGTGAAAAATACCTTGATCATTCCGCTTACCGTCCCTAGCAGACCAAGTAGTGGCGAAATATTGGCAATCGTACCGAGCGACGTCAAATAGCGCTCCAAGCGAGCCGCCTCAAGTTTCCCTTCGTCAAGAATCCGATTGCGGGCATTACTCGGCGTTGCTTCAAGTCCGGCAAGAATAATACGGCTCATCGGGGAATTCTGGGTTTGGCATATGCGTATCGCGTCGACGATTTTCCCGGAAGCCAGATCCTTTTTTATTCGATCAACCATGCGCGGTTGAATCACATGATTGGTGCGGAGCGTGAGAAATTTTTCCAGAATGATCGCCAGTGCAAACACACTACACAAAAAAATCGGGGTCATAATGGGATAACCACCCATTTCAAAATAACCGAGTACCGTTTCTATCATGGCTGTTCTCCTTGTTTGGGTTTTACCCTCTCGGCCTTATCGGTTTGTCCGGTGCGAAGGTAAAGCTCGTATAATCGCAGATTCGATTGTTGCGCATAGGGGGTATTTTCGTACAGGTACGTGACCTTCAGATGCTCTAAAATCGCTTTTTCAATATCTTCTTCTTCGTATGACCAAGCAAACGCATACGCCGCTAAAGGGCGATGCTGAAGATACGTAAATAATAATTCCTGCGCAATAGTGCGCGCGAAGGCACGTTGCTCCTGCTCAATCAGGATCGGCAACGCATCGGCAAGCATTGCCGTTTCACGGGTATGTGCGGCATGCGCTACCAACAACGCTACATCAGGTTTTTTCATGTGTATACTTGCTTCAGCAGCCAGTTTGCGCGCATCTACCCCATACGTGGGGTGTTCTAAAACCGTGCGCAATTCAGCGTAAGCATTTGCATATTCACCCTGTTCATAAAAAATACGACCGGTAAAGAAGCGTAACGCCGGATAACGCGCTTGGTATTCGGCAAACAACAGTAGTGCCGGAACCATTTCGCCCCGCTCCATGTACAATCGCCCAAGGCGGATAATCGATCCTTCGTCGCCAAGACGGACGTAATAACGGTGCGCGCGCGGCATATCTCCGGCTCGTCCCGACGATTCCGCGAGAAAGGCAATCGCATTGGTGCGGATTTCATCGACCAGCGTCGCTTCATGCGTCAGTAAATATTTTTCCGCTTCTTCAACTTTTTCGAGCTGGATCAACGTATTAAGCAAACCAAGATGGAATTTTCCGTCGCTGACGCGCGAAAAAGCTTGTAGTGCAAACTCATATTTTCCTTGATTGTACGCCGCATCGCCTAACAAAACAAAGGCACGCTGACGGTATTCCGTGTGCCGCTCGAATAACGA
This genomic interval from Chrysiogenes arsenatis DSM 11915 contains the following:
- a CDS encoding ExbD/TolR family protein, with the translated sequence MKFATEKKRQLTINLTPMIDIVFLLLIFFMITTTFDTTGGISVNLPKGTQSAQTAPRALEITVTADGTYHRDGQAVTLETLNAEIRRQTFPSLVIMADERVTHGKVVALMDVARTGGIEKISIATVVEAPGQ
- a CDS encoding MotA/TolQ/ExbB proton channel family protein; this encodes MIETVLGYFEMGGYPIMTPIFLCSVFALAIILEKFLTLRTNHVIQPRMVDRIKKDLASGKIVDAIRICQTQNSPMSRIILAGLEATPSNARNRILDEGKLEAARLERYLTSLGTIANISPLLGLLGTVSGMIKVFFTINQQGLGQSQAMAGGISEALITTAFGLIVAIPALAAYNYFDAKVQHLVTHMEKNASDIAGML